One Candidatus Kapaibacterium sp. genomic window carries:
- the glf gene encoding UDP-galactopyranose mutase — MKYDYLIVGAGYAGCVMAERITNELGKKVLIVDKRDHIAGNAYDYFDEAGLLVHKYGPHIFHTSSKKVWDYLSQFTEWNPYVHHVKAVVEGKLVPVPFNLNSLYTVFPPDFARKLEIKLIENYGFGLKIPILKMRETDDADIKFLAEYIYKNVFLGYTIKQWGLKPEELDYSVTSRVPVFISRDDRYFQDTYQGIPKHGYTEMFKKIIANKNIRILLKTDYKEIIDDIKFDKIIYSGPIDYFFDYSHGELPYRSLNFSLVNFDLEQFQSGAQINYPNNHDYTRITEFKHLTMQKHHRTTVAYEYPQPYVIGENDPYYPIPRAENDEIFKKYAAEADKLKNVIFVGRLADYKYYNMDQIVGVTLQKFEKSIANLRT, encoded by the coding sequence ATGAAATATGATTATCTGATAGTTGGTGCGGGTTATGCCGGATGCGTTATGGCAGAACGCATTACTAATGAATTGGGCAAGAAGGTGCTGATTGTTGACAAACGCGACCACATAGCCGGAAATGCTTATGATTATTTCGATGAAGCGGGTTTGCTCGTACATAAATACGGACCGCATATTTTTCATACATCATCCAAAAAAGTATGGGACTACTTGTCGCAATTTACCGAATGGAATCCCTATGTTCACCACGTCAAAGCAGTCGTAGAAGGCAAATTAGTTCCTGTTCCTTTCAATCTGAACTCATTATATACAGTATTTCCACCCGATTTTGCCCGAAAATTGGAAATCAAGCTAATTGAAAATTATGGTTTCGGGCTGAAAATTCCGATATTGAAAATGCGTGAAACTGACGACGCGGATATTAAATTTCTTGCCGAATATATTTACAAGAATGTTTTCCTTGGCTATACAATCAAACAATGGGGCTTGAAACCTGAAGAATTGGACTATTCCGTTACTTCGCGAGTGCCTGTTTTCATATCTCGCGACGACAGGTATTTCCAAGATACTTACCAAGGTATCCCAAAGCATGGTTACACGGAAATGTTCAAAAAAATCATTGCCAACAAAAATATCAGAATCCTTTTAAAAACCGATTATAAAGAGATAATTGACGATATTAAATTTGACAAAATCATATATTCGGGTCCAATTGATTACTTTTTTGATTATTCCCATGGTGAATTGCCATACAGAAGTTTGAATTTTTCTCTCGTAAATTTCGATTTGGAGCAATTCCAATCCGGGGCGCAAATCAATTATCCCAATAATCATGATTATACACGAATCACCGAGTTCAAGCATCTGACAATGCAAAAGCATCACCGTACAACTGTGGCTTACGAATATCCTCAGCCTTATGTTATCGGCGAAAATGACCCGTATTATCCAATTCCTCGAGCAGAAAATGACGAAATTTTCAAAAAATACGCCGCCGAAGCCGACAAACTCAAAAATGTGATTTTTGTTGGCAGATTGGCAGATTATAAATATTACAATATGGACCAGATTGTTGGTGTGACACTTCAGAAATTTGAAAAAAGTATAGCAAATTTAAGAACATAA